In Candidatus Vicinibacter proximus, the following are encoded in one genomic region:
- a CDS encoding type IV secretory system conjugative DNA transfer family protein produces the protein MIRVIGFVFEIVFELLSEIMTGIFEFISALFDQERKTEFDATFVPPHEIMRKQDKGFCLTGEYCLSISESYKNAIALGGSGSGKSSTILINSALLMSKGNSSLIFNDPSHEIRLLVSGALIELGYEIRVINYSSLNSECFNPLKRCKTISDIQKLASILVRNALGDAKDPFWNKSAEAIISLFIRYLIFYAEPEFRTLYNVLHLINVFAGNPEKIDRLIVIAKDEKLLSEYKAFVAYGDKTLSSILATAKASLTLFTDETVASITSIDAIDFSEFRTKRVALFINNSVPDMHYYGALSSLFFQQFLNDLLIRIPSKNENNIFFLLDEASSMYLPGLSTTISNIRKYNSGILLIYQDYHQLEHVYGTYEAKNITANCYAKVYLPGQPIETCKMLETTLGKFEYEDENEVRHIRQLMTADEIRMSDRAIVLIGNKPPIHAKLRPFYNDWKLSSLTNLPPYEPSNKLPFDIPPLIQLDEKKKA, from the coding sequence TCTGAAATAATGACGGGAATATTTGAATTCATTTCTGCATTGTTTGATCAGGAACGGAAGACAGAATTTGATGCTACATTTGTTCCGCCTCATGAAATTATGAGAAAGCAGGATAAAGGATTCTGCTTAACTGGTGAATATTGTCTTTCAATTTCTGAAAGTTATAAAAACGCAATTGCCTTGGGTGGCTCTGGTTCTGGTAAGAGCTCCACAATATTGATCAATAGTGCTTTATTGATGTCAAAAGGAAATTCCAGTTTAATATTTAATGACCCAAGCCATGAAATTCGATTATTAGTTAGTGGAGCCCTTATCGAACTTGGTTACGAAATAAGGGTGATTAATTACAGTAGTTTGAATTCTGAATGCTTTAATCCCTTAAAACGATGCAAGACTATCTCAGATATTCAGAAGCTAGCATCAATTCTTGTCAGAAATGCATTAGGTGATGCTAAAGATCCTTTCTGGAACAAGAGTGCCGAGGCCATTATTTCTCTATTCATCCGCTATCTGATTTTTTATGCTGAACCAGAATTCAGGACTTTATACAATGTTTTGCATTTGATCAATGTATTTGCAGGAAATCCAGAGAAGATAGACAGGTTAATAGTTATAGCGAAGGATGAAAAATTGTTATCAGAATATAAAGCTTTTGTTGCCTACGGCGACAAGACCCTGTCATCAATACTCGCTACAGCCAAAGCATCATTAACTCTATTCACAGACGAAACAGTTGCAAGTATAACTTCAATTGATGCTATTGATTTTTCGGAGTTTCGAACTAAAAGGGTGGCTTTGTTTATAAACAATTCAGTTCCGGATATGCACTATTATGGTGCTTTATCATCTCTTTTCTTCCAGCAATTTCTAAATGATTTATTGATACGAATTCCGTCAAAGAATGAGAACAATATCTTTTTTCTTTTAGATGAAGCATCTTCCATGTATCTACCAGGTCTGTCAACAACCATATCGAATATCCGGAAATACAATAGCGGAATACTTCTGATCTATCAGGATTATCATCAATTGGAACACGTATACGGAACTTATGAAGCAAAAAACATAACAGCCAATTGCTATGCAAAAGTCTATTTGCCCGGACAACCAATTGAAACATGCAAAATGCTGGAAACCACACTTGGAAAGTTTGAGTATGAAGATGAAAATGAAGTACGGCATATTCGCCAATTGATGACAGCAGATGAGATTAGAATGTCTGATAGAGCAATTGTATTGATCGGAAATAAGCCACCGATTCATGCAAAGCTTAGACCTTTTTACAACGATTGGAAGTTAAGCTCATTGACTAACCTACCACCTTATGAGCCTTCTAATAAGCTACCATTTGATATTCCTCCCTTAATTCAGTTGGATGAAAAGAAGAAAGCTTAA
- a CDS encoding relaxase/mobilization nuclease domain-containing protein: protein MILKNLTRRSNTGQLVNYLFKQEKDNKPKPVLKHNLRSRTTKGWTKELDKNFELRLNRRKDNIRLHHTIISFSNKDKKQINTELLKDITKKYIELRGKDNLYLASSHHDKEHIHLHIVMSSTKLITGESNRISRQEFRELKLALDEYQKVKYPELVNSLPAHGKSQKLQLTDPEQKLQDREGKLSQKQVLLETVQTVYSRSKSLDNFLSELKSEGYNSYSRGGKIYGVEDESGRHYRFKTLGFDLKKLEEIDRQAQEEARQLQELANLRDAKNSDREQDNEGYEREIQEENEDQTEDPESDYSNEETEIQGQDDEDG, encoded by the coding sequence ATGATTCTAAAGAATCTCACAAGAAGATCAAATACCGGCCAATTAGTAAATTATCTTTTCAAACAGGAAAAAGATAACAAACCCAAACCCGTTCTAAAACATAATTTAAGAAGTCGAACAACCAAAGGCTGGACAAAAGAATTGGATAAAAATTTTGAATTAAGATTAAATAGACGGAAAGACAACATCCGCCTTCATCATACAATCATCTCGTTTTCGAACAAGGATAAAAAACAGATCAATACGGAATTGTTAAAGGACATAACCAAAAAATACATCGAACTTCGAGGCAAAGACAACCTCTATCTCGCTTCATCCCATCATGACAAAGAGCATATTCACCTTCATATAGTTATGTCCTCTACCAAATTAATCACCGGTGAATCCAATAGAATTTCAAGGCAGGAATTCAGAGAATTGAAACTCGCTTTGGACGAGTATCAAAAAGTAAAATATCCTGAACTTGTAAATAGCCTGCCTGCTCATGGGAAATCACAAAAACTCCAGCTTACAGATCCGGAGCAGAAGCTTCAGGATCGGGAAGGAAAATTATCACAAAAGCAAGTGCTTTTGGAAACCGTGCAAACGGTTTATAGCAGATCCAAATCGCTTGATAATTTTCTTTCTGAGCTAAAATCGGAGGGGTATAATTCTTATAGTAGGGGTGGCAAAATATATGGAGTGGAAGATGAATCCGGAAGACATTACCGCTTTAAAACTCTCGGTTTTGACCTCAAGAAGCTGGAGGAAATAGACCGGCAAGCTCAAGAAGAAGCAAGACAACTTCAAGAGCTTGCCAATCTAAGGGATGCAAAAAATTCGGATCGGGAGCAGGATAATGAAGGGTATGAACGTGAGATTCAAGAGGAAAATGAAGACCAGACTGAAGACCCAGAATCAGACTATTCAAATGAAGAAACCGAAATACAAGGACAAGATGACGAAGATGGCTAG
- a CDS encoding T9SS type A sorting domain-containing protein: MKALPTPLFIPNNGVQELLRSYDKFRIVRIIVIFLLFGVRTFTQNLNPCDEADYPFTGTPATTLCEQYPNFNCNIEIGEGTQVTHSSQIGSSYTGNVCIKGDFYINNIFTFLNCVIKIDPGVSIYVVSPHSLISRPFGIKGSKLFACTEMWNGIILSNNTTIFTQNSIIEDALTAIQAKNTVHNTLSIVSTTFNRDLVGIHLEQITGTSNAPMFYQFNRNTFSCSAPLNGTTDKITFAGIKTINVPMTINPIIESYYNTFQKIQYGIFSEGENTVIAGRFFRFFEIKRDGIFLNEGSLFLKSSTFRNCEENGININKAQIIDVKEGISCTINQNCPERPSIKGVYIKGFALSSETHIKLYFVADTKGKNTKVTGIQLDGGKIEDGSNIVISGSTFNISARYGSGVFLNGNFPVTSHSELYNNNFITGNPDEVGDMIYALNLTGDKNNLDIIGNNFTGTGYWNWAIYANGSRGVNNQISSNYLEGSTGYYQTGGINFFIGLYVKDFQNTTYCNNTNNNGSNRGYDFYGTNTGTAFKENKTILTPGGLFIHTNSTIGGQKHEGNEWFYLLIGNTLIIAGNHATCESPDYAQYNRFVVHTPQSVRNPNGGYSYYSSYYPDNITPNSPLYEFYKTDLNGSPSSSCVQELTNPEDPELLEMQLADEVYPFPENDTVTEWNLKSYLYKKLRRDTSLLNTYSSFVNFLSENENTNIGYFYNLSKKIEEAFTAHDTIKTQSKYILDEIIEIVDSLSIVDNQIENDSDQTSILILESLKLTNINQIIDLLNNYFYRNQVYKTNQILRLEEADLLVQSINPLTTLEINEYQVKRTYLELLLNNQTQLNSTQIQILKNIGVQCQSTGGLAVIEALTLLPECELQIMDLCPNAILADVNPITIELPEEEEMVGPTEKNRIQLSLSKSTPLEFFVTIPNGNTAQVCVFDINGKEVFKQVISTNNQSINLDNLVQFGIYFAKIQLENGNFITEKLVVNSK, from the coding sequence ATGAAAGCTCTACCCACACCGCTTTTTATCCCGAACAACGGAGTTCAAGAATTATTGCGTTCCTACGATAAATTTCGAATTGTACGCATTATTGTAATTTTTTTACTATTCGGAGTTAGAACATTTACACAAAACCTAAATCCATGTGATGAAGCTGACTATCCTTTTACCGGCACACCGGCAACAACACTTTGTGAACAATACCCAAATTTTAATTGTAACATTGAAATTGGTGAAGGAACACAAGTCACACATTCTTCACAAATAGGAAGTAGTTATACAGGAAATGTATGTATAAAGGGTGATTTTTATATAAATAACATATTTACATTTTTGAATTGTGTAATAAAAATTGATCCTGGTGTTTCAATATATGTAGTCTCGCCACATTCCTTAATTAGTCGTCCTTTTGGAATTAAAGGATCTAAGTTATTTGCATGTACTGAAATGTGGAACGGAATTATATTGTCAAATAATACCACAATATTTACACAAAACTCAATAATCGAAGATGCTTTAACTGCAATTCAGGCTAAAAATACAGTCCATAATACATTGAGTATAGTAAGTACAACATTTAATCGTGATCTAGTAGGGATCCATTTAGAACAAATAACAGGAACATCTAATGCTCCTATGTTTTATCAATTCAATAGAAACACTTTTTCATGTTCAGCGCCATTAAATGGGACAACGGATAAAATTACTTTTGCAGGTATAAAAACAATAAATGTGCCCATGACAATAAACCCTATTATTGAGTCTTATTATAACACATTTCAAAAAATACAATATGGGATATTTTCTGAAGGCGAAAATACGGTAATAGCTGGTCGATTTTTTAGATTTTTCGAGATAAAAAGAGATGGTATATTTCTCAATGAAGGATCATTGTTTCTTAAATCATCAACATTTAGAAATTGTGAAGAAAACGGAATTAATATTAACAAAGCTCAAATAATTGATGTAAAAGAAGGAATTAGCTGTACTATAAATCAAAATTGCCCTGAACGACCATCTATTAAGGGTGTTTATATTAAAGGATTTGCATTAAGCTCAGAAACTCATATTAAACTTTATTTTGTAGCAGATACAAAGGGTAAGAATACTAAAGTAACAGGAATTCAATTGGACGGCGGCAAGATTGAAGATGGTTCTAATATTGTTATTAGCGGATCTACATTTAATATTTCTGCAAGATATGGATCTGGAGTATTTTTAAATGGCAATTTCCCGGTGACATCACATTCTGAATTGTACAATAATAATTTTATTACTGGCAATCCAGATGAAGTAGGTGATATGATTTATGCTTTAAATTTAACGGGGGATAAAAATAATTTAGATATTATTGGCAATAACTTTACAGGGACGGGTTACTGGAATTGGGCAATATACGCAAATGGCTCACGTGGTGTTAATAATCAAATCTCCTCTAATTATCTAGAAGGCTCTACCGGGTATTATCAAACTGGAGGAATTAATTTTTTTATAGGTCTATATGTTAAGGATTTTCAAAACACTACATACTGTAACAATACAAATAATAATGGCTCAAATAGAGGATACGATTTTTACGGAACAAATACAGGAACTGCATTTAAAGAAAATAAAACAATTTTAACTCCTGGTGGATTATTTATTCATACTAATTCGACCATTGGGGGCCAAAAGCATGAAGGAAATGAATGGTTTTATTTATTGATAGGTAATACTCTTATTATTGCCGGTAATCATGCAACATGTGAATCACCAGATTACGCTCAGTACAATAGATTTGTTGTGCATACTCCGCAGAGTGTTCGTAATCCTAATGGTGGTTATTCATATTATTCAAGTTATTATCCCGATAATATTACTCCAAATAGTCCTTTGTATGAATTTTATAAAACTGACTTAAATGGAAGTCCTTCGAGTTCATGTGTTCAGGAATTAACTAATCCAGAAGATCCTGAGTTATTGGAAATGCAACTAGCTGATGAAGTTTATCCATTTCCGGAAAATGATACGGTTACAGAATGGAACCTCAAAAGCTATTTGTATAAGAAATTAAGAAGAGATACAAGTTTACTTAATACTTATTCATCTTTTGTAAATTTTCTTTCAGAAAATGAAAATACTAATATCGGCTATTTTTATAATTTGTCAAAAAAGATCGAAGAAGCATTTACTGCGCATGACACAATCAAAACACAAAGCAAGTATATCCTCGATGAAATTATAGAAATTGTAGATAGCCTTAGTATAGTTGATAATCAAATCGAAAATGATTCTGATCAAACTTCAATATTAATTTTAGAATCTTTAAAATTGACTAATATCAACCAAATTATTGATTTACTTAATAATTATTTTTATAGAAATCAAGTTTATAAGACTAATCAAATATTAAGATTGGAAGAAGCTGATTTATTGGTTCAATCTATTAATCCCTTGACAACCTTGGAGATAAATGAATATCAAGTAAAACGAACTTACTTAGAATTGTTACTGAATAATCAAACTCAACTTAATTCAACGCAAATTCAAATTTTAAAGAATATCGGAGTGCAGTGTCAATCGACAGGTGGACTTGCGGTTATTGAAGCGTTAACATTATTGCCAGAATGTGAATTACAAATAATGGACCTATGCCCGAATGCCATATTGGCCGATGTAAATCCAATTACTATTGAATTACCAGAAGAAGAAGAAATGGTAGGTCCTACAGAAAAAAATCGAATACAGTTATCACTTTCAAAATCAACACCCTTGGAGTTTTTTGTTACAATTCCGAATGGTAATACAGCACAAGTTTGTGTTTTTGACATTAATGGGAAAGAAGTATTTAAACAAGTTATTTCTACCAATAATCAATCTATTAATCTGGACAATTTAGTTCAATTTGGTATATATTTCGCCAAAATACAACTAGAAAATGGAAATTTTATTACAGAAAAACTGGTAGTGAATTCTAAATAA
- a CDS encoding T9SS type A sorting domain-containing protein, whose product MANSQDKYDYQWVIGYDTTVSKQYGNGILLNFNDVPVNVSLLKTINNFSMEGSNTSICDENGKLLFYSNGCNVLDARGMIMENGDSINPGLVQSSHCPSGNPASQGVIALPAPGSKNLYYLFNLDLDIPYFMMPQYVGIAPERIYYCMIDMSLNSGFGKVVLKNQIALKDTFGRSNLQATKHANGIDWWLIAPKSHTNCYFLTLLSSAGIQPSVLKCSGEDFNDADLQGQAVFSPDGKKFIRFLPRNGLNIYDFNNETGDLTSPVRISFDQDTFHVAGVAVSANSRYLYASALKKIYQFDLHASDVEASKLLIGVWDGYADPYPTVFYLSALAPDGKIYIAGTSTHNYLHIIHQPNCQGQNCKFEQRGLKLPGYNFISITNIPHYRSQNITLPCDSIMVSSKGINNSTSVFLYPNPAQEYIIIDAENKLPEATIEIYDLLMRRIIHRKITENIVKIDLKNIENGIYTLLVKSNDAIIAVEKIIIEK is encoded by the coding sequence TTGGCTAACAGTCAAGATAAATATGATTATCAATGGGTAATTGGTTATGATACTACTGTATCTAAGCAATATGGCAATGGTATCTTATTAAATTTTAATGATGTTCCAGTTAATGTCTCATTGCTAAAAACTATTAATAATTTCAGTATGGAGGGCTCAAATACAAGTATATGCGATGAAAATGGTAAATTATTATTTTATTCGAATGGTTGTAATGTTTTAGATGCAAGAGGTATGATTATGGAAAATGGAGATTCTATTAATCCAGGTCTTGTCCAATCTAGCCACTGCCCAAGTGGAAATCCAGCCTCTCAAGGTGTTATAGCATTACCTGCACCAGGAAGTAAAAACCTTTATTATCTTTTCAATTTGGATTTAGATATACCCTATTTTATGATGCCTCAATATGTTGGAATAGCCCCAGAAAGGATTTATTACTGCATGATTGATATGTCCTTAAATTCTGGCTTCGGGAAAGTTGTATTAAAGAATCAAATTGCATTAAAGGATACTTTTGGGCGCTCAAATTTGCAAGCTACGAAACATGCTAATGGTATTGATTGGTGGCTAATTGCCCCAAAATCACATACAAATTGTTATTTTCTAACCTTATTAAGTTCAGCAGGAATTCAACCCAGTGTTTTAAAATGTTCAGGAGAAGATTTTAATGATGCTGATCTTCAAGGTCAAGCCGTATTTTCGCCTGATGGAAAAAAGTTTATTCGGTTTCTTCCAAGAAATGGCCTTAATATATATGATTTTAATAATGAAACAGGAGATTTGACAAGCCCTGTTAGGATTTCTTTTGATCAAGATACATTTCATGTTGCAGGAGTTGCAGTTTCAGCAAATTCTAGATATTTATATGCATCCGCACTAAAAAAAATATATCAATTTGATCTCCATGCAAGTGATGTAGAAGCAAGTAAATTATTGATAGGAGTATGGGATGGATACGCAGACCCTTATCCAACAGTTTTCTATTTGTCAGCATTGGCGCCTGATGGAAAAATATATATAGCAGGAACGAGTACACATAACTATTTACATATCATTCATCAACCAAATTGCCAAGGTCAGAATTGTAAATTTGAACAAAGGGGCTTAAAACTACCTGGATATAATTTCATTTCTATTACAAATATCCCACATTATAGATCTCAAAACATAACTCTTCCATGTGATTCCATAATGGTTTCAAGTAAAGGGATTAATAATTCAACCTCAGTATTTTTGTATCCCAATCCCGCACAAGAATATATAATAATAGATGCTGAAAATAAATTGCCAGAAGCAACAATTGAAATTTACGATCTTTTAATGAGAAGGATTATACATAGAAAAATAACTGAAAATATTGTAAAAATTGATTTAAAGAATATTGAAAATGGAATTTATACACTATTAGTAAAATCGAATGATGCAATAATTGCTGTTGAGAAAATAATTATTGAAAAGTGA